Proteins encoded by one window of Spirochaetota bacterium:
- a CDS encoding AraC family transcriptional regulator, whose product MSAGTWPRERRTLSTYAVVYVARGSVEFASHYTAQRTINAGEAYFLFPGVWHTYGSLSTPSTHYWFLFEGDIADRWRDNGMLDPARPVIHLGNDRSVRTRWNACIALKDRHPARYIDRITEIMTGMLAGMLLRGRTEAALTREHEAVSRVIQGMKSKVADASFDLAFFCESASLSYEYVRKIFPRIAGSAPGAYFKMLKMDSARKRLAGGTDTIASIASSLGFDDPFYFSRWFKKFERVSPAQYRASFGDFYGRPGAMGNK is encoded by the coding sequence TTGAGCGCGGGTACATGGCCGCGTGAGCGGAGAACGCTTTCGACATACGCCGTCGTGTATGTAGCCAGGGGCTCGGTCGAATTCGCATCGCACTATACGGCACAGCGTACCATTAATGCGGGGGAAGCGTATTTTTTGTTCCCCGGTGTGTGGCATACCTACGGTTCATTATCGACGCCGTCGACGCATTACTGGTTCCTTTTCGAGGGTGACATCGCCGATCGATGGCGGGACAACGGCATGCTCGACCCTGCGAGACCTGTCATACATCTCGGGAATGATCGATCCGTGCGTACGCGCTGGAATGCGTGCATAGCGCTTAAGGACAGACACCCTGCCCGGTATATCGACCGTATCACGGAGATAATGACCGGCATGCTCGCCGGCATGCTTCTCCGGGGGAGGACAGAGGCTGCACTCACACGGGAGCACGAAGCTGTCTCCCGCGTCATACAGGGCATGAAGTCCAAGGTCGCTGATGCATCGTTCGATCTCGCATTCTTCTGCGAGTCCGCGTCGTTGAGCTATGAATATGTGCGCAAGATCTTCCCGCGCATCGCAGGCAGCGCTCCGGGGGCATATTTCAAGATGCTGAAAATGGATTCGGCGAGGAAGCGGCTGGCCGGCGGTACGGACACGATAGCATCGATAGCATCATCGCTCGGGTTCGACGACCCGTTCTACTTTTCGCGCTGGTTCAAGAAATTCGAGAGGGTCTCTCCCGCGCAGTACCGCGCCTCATTCGGTGATTTCTACGGCCGCCCCGGCGCAATGGGCAACAAATAA
- a CDS encoding lysophospholipid acyltransferase family protein gives MLRTVFVVLIMLPGTITVIGLETVVVLLLLPFRRFRNDVLHRINCTWGKLFFLISGSSITVDGLENFDRKKAHIIMMNHQGAFDIFLLFAVLPGQFRWLSKDTYFKIPVLGWFMTLSGYVSIVREKKKSAYESMLAAGVRLKENRSIAIFPEGTRSHDGEVQRFKPGILILTENYPAVPILPVVIHGTTHIMKKGSFAIKPSHVHVEILPPFDINAVHGDRNAKISALERLMRDKHVHVKSKAHARSKHR, from the coding sequence ATGTTGCGCACCGTCTTCGTCGTTCTCATCATGCTGCCGGGGACGATCACCGTTATCGGTCTGGAAACCGTCGTGGTGCTGCTGCTCCTCCCGTTCCGACGCTTCCGCAACGATGTGCTCCATCGCATCAATTGCACCTGGGGAAAGTTATTCTTCCTTATTTCAGGGTCATCCATTACCGTGGACGGACTTGAGAATTTTGACAGAAAAAAAGCACACATCATAATGATGAATCATCAGGGGGCATTCGATATCTTCCTTCTGTTCGCCGTGCTTCCCGGTCAATTCCGTTGGCTGTCGAAGGACACCTATTTCAAGATCCCCGTTCTTGGATGGTTCATGACGCTCTCAGGTTATGTCTCCATCGTCCGCGAAAAAAAGAAAAGCGCCTACGAGAGCATGCTTGCCGCCGGGGTGCGGCTCAAAGAGAACCGGAGCATCGCGATATTCCCCGAGGGGACGCGAAGCCATGACGGCGAGGTACAGCGTTTCAAGCCCGGCATTCTCATACTCACCGAGAATTATCCGGCAGTACCGATACTGCCGGTCGTCATACACGGGACAACACACATCATGAAAAAGGGTTCGTTCGCGATAAAGCCCTCGCATGTGCACGTGGAGATACTCCCGCCGTTCGATATCAATGCGGTGCACGGCGACCGCAACGCGAAGATATCAGCGCTCGAGCGCCTTATGCGCGACAAGCATGTGCATGTGAAATCAAAAGCGCATGCCCGGTCGAAACATCGATGA
- the rsmI gene encoding 16S rRNA (cytidine(1402)-2'-O)-methyltransferase, protein MTPGLYVVATPIGNLKDITYRAVETLRDVSFIAAEDTRRTMILLNAYDIKKELISYHGHSDERRMERIIERMQAGESCALVSEAGTPGISDPGVRLISNAREANIPVIPIPGASAFVTLLSVAGIPTNGVLFVGFLPPKSGSRRNRLTELCTAEKKVIVLYESVHRITALAADIAAVFPPETPVVIGRELTKQFETIRRFCSKDLLDYSENGSIIKGEFTLIIDNRGKALKSLSEDADNEGEGAVV, encoded by the coding sequence ATGACTCCGGGCCTCTATGTCGTCGCCACGCCCATCGGCAATCTGAAGGATATCACCTATCGCGCGGTGGAAACGCTCCGCGATGTATCGTTCATCGCCGCCGAGGACACACGGCGCACGATGATACTCCTCAATGCGTACGATATCAAAAAGGAGCTCATCTCCTATCACGGCCATTCGGACGAACGCCGCATGGAACGCATCATCGAACGCATGCAGGCGGGTGAATCCTGCGCGCTCGTGAGCGAGGCGGGCACGCCGGGCATAAGCGACCCCGGTGTGCGTCTCATCTCCAACGCGAGGGAAGCGAATATCCCCGTCATCCCGATACCCGGAGCGAGCGCTTTCGTCACCCTCCTTTCTGTCGCCGGCATACCGACGAACGGGGTTCTTTTCGTCGGCTTTCTCCCCCCGAAAAGCGGCTCCCGGAGGAATCGCCTGACCGAGCTCTGCACCGCTGAAAAAAAGGTCATCGTGCTCTACGAATCGGTGCACCGCATCACGGCGCTTGCCGCGGATATAGCCGCCGTATTCCCGCCGGAGACGCCGGTGGTCATCGGACGCGAGTTAACAAAACAATTCGAAACGATACGACGATTTTGTAGTAAAGATTTGCTTGATTATTCCGAAAATGGTAGTATAATTAAAGGAGAATTTACGCTTATTATTGACAATCGGGGAAAAGCGTTAAAGTCCCTTTCAGAAGACGCCGACAATGAAGGTGAAGGAGCAGTCGTATGA
- a CDS encoding flagellar biosynthesis anti-sigma factor FlgM yields MTIDKIGTGNNIQPTHHIRKVEKPTTVQQSDRIDISADKRERVELENIVKAAPDIRADKVAEAKANLERYMKDDKVFDEVARRVIRSLVE; encoded by the coding sequence ATGACTATTGACAAAATTGGCACCGGTAACAATATCCAGCCGACACATCACATCCGGAAGGTCGAGAAACCGACCACGGTGCAGCAATCCGACCGTATCGATATATCCGCCGACAAGCGCGAGCGCGTCGAGCTTGAGAATATCGTCAAGGCAGCCCCGGATATCCGCGCCGACAAGGTGGCGGAGGCTAAGGCGAACCTCGAACGCTACATGAAGGACGACAAGGTGTTCGACGAGGTCGCACGGCGCGTCATACGCTCGCTTGTCGAATAG